In one Mycobacteroides chelonae genomic region, the following are encoded:
- a CDS encoding phage tail tape measure protein — protein MSVLLPIEARPDAQSFKRAADQAERIFGNAGRDSSAAFARQFTAGSSKMQSATRAYEKAYDSIADSAGKAKAAEAQLQQQRDKAASLGEKIASDEKRIAAARKSGDTSAIASAEKSLTQAREQQARTNTQIVRTAENLNRSRREEVRNLKDAVAAYRQLQDTQGSRGQGVFSGLTSQSSGIVGQFASIGSVAGKGFVAGAATAIVAGGLIQAGVKAAEMVLSGFKSVMDTGIDFSRSVNNFKGVTESNDAQTRQMATAARALGADTTMAGVSASDAARAMTELAKAGFTVDQAIGSARGTMQLATAAQVDAAQAAEIQANAMNAFGLKAGDAAHIADVLANAANGSSADIAGIGLSLAQVGGVAAGFGQSIEETATAIAMLAKMGIKGSDAGTSLKTMLVQLRNPSDQSAQAMDELGLKVNDANGQLISMRELFRQLGDAKSRMPTDVFQQDLATLFGTDAIRAPLLGSVQVFDELYGVVNRVGTAASTARTQMEGWPGVVEGVKNSTEALKLSLFDVFNTPAGQNLGNKLVSGLDGMVQWVNTHQPEIIGFVTDFTSAMATGADAFLGFTARILDAGSYLADALGIVFGNIGKAIGGVVQAVGSVSKHIPGMKATGEAMETAGGALLKWSNVMTSAGTNMRSAADGIDHLREGVRGLRDGFTDSMREAQAQEEMYRRNGEAIKDLKGKIEELPDRPKDFVIKDNSDEVKNRLKALGAEAKQLPDGRMVVHLEYRDANSPTALTTPQQLGATGSALNAFGSPLGSVIATLGNLPPAPRVGVSNTPLKPKKGSGADSNAYVDPSQFQVGGNTSFVTPGMVPGPGGVVGGAVNSQAVFDAESSVLRAKNTLEQDRLKVIQLEQKGNADQLELMRAKNQVQEDERAYTSAQMKLVEAQRGSVQKMKGFTEDMGEIGAKLDADFGASKGLGGLAENLVKFVANLAFAPMMGQLSAIAAANPSKGGYGMMGILGAQGAFGPQFTGVSDTFTGAQGIGSMALQPGLNPNLAAMYALAGHGGKYAPASDLQNGLADCSGAVSDLVEVLQRGQSSPARLFDTTAFATDASAAKLGFLPGYQPGAFNVGVNPLPGQQGHMAATLPNGMNFESGGGHGPMLGGAAAGALDKQFPKQYYMPVGGGMTTPSLVAPATQYATPGMDNTNPGLTNPVPVGGGTGGMTGPSQGWSPSQTASQIGGVAPASGVGKGGMGMTPGGTIDTAMGLAASGLDLLAPGAGQAAQTGMKLANRAIEYAGQTAGIGVQGLMETFLPTGGSELANKSWISRIAGGIAGAAPALPNMAGKSTAPQNQNQGDPNAPNGQGGNTTNITVNNQRATEDGTGRDIAFHQMAQHQMPGQ, from the coding sequence ATGTCCGTATTACTACCCATTGAGGCACGGCCCGACGCCCAGTCATTCAAGCGGGCCGCAGATCAGGCTGAGCGGATCTTCGGCAATGCAGGCAGGGACTCGTCCGCTGCGTTCGCCCGCCAATTCACTGCCGGGTCAAGCAAAATGCAGTCCGCGACCCGTGCCTATGAAAAGGCTTACGATTCAATCGCAGACTCAGCAGGGAAAGCTAAAGCCGCAGAAGCACAATTGCAGCAGCAGCGCGATAAAGCCGCATCATTGGGCGAAAAGATCGCCTCAGATGAAAAGCGGATCGCGGCAGCGCGTAAGTCCGGAGACACATCCGCAATTGCATCGGCTGAGAAATCGCTTACCCAAGCGCGAGAGCAGCAGGCCCGCACTAATACTCAGATCGTCCGCACTGCGGAGAACCTAAATCGCAGCCGACGCGAAGAGGTCCGCAATCTCAAAGACGCCGTTGCCGCCTACCGCCAATTGCAGGATACGCAAGGCTCACGCGGGCAGGGCGTCTTCTCTGGCCTTACTAGCCAAAGCTCAGGGATAGTAGGCCAATTCGCCAGTATCGGATCCGTTGCGGGCAAGGGATTCGTAGCCGGTGCTGCCACGGCAATTGTGGCAGGCGGGTTGATTCAGGCGGGGGTCAAGGCCGCTGAAATGGTGTTGTCCGGATTCAAGTCCGTCATGGACACGGGCATTGACTTCTCTCGCTCGGTCAACAACTTCAAGGGCGTCACCGAGTCCAACGATGCCCAAACAAGGCAAATGGCCACCGCTGCACGCGCTCTCGGGGCGGATACGACCATGGCTGGTGTGTCGGCATCGGATGCGGCACGCGCTATGACCGAGCTCGCTAAAGCGGGCTTTACCGTAGACCAGGCAATTGGCTCGGCCCGAGGAACAATGCAGCTGGCCACCGCCGCACAGGTCGACGCCGCGCAGGCTGCCGAAATTCAAGCCAACGCTATGAACGCCTTCGGGCTCAAGGCGGGCGACGCGGCACATATCGCGGACGTGCTCGCTAATGCCGCCAACGGATCATCCGCCGATATCGCAGGCATCGGACTGTCACTGGCCCAAGTCGGCGGTGTTGCAGCAGGTTTCGGGCAATCGATCGAAGAGACCGCAACAGCTATCGCGATGCTCGCCAAGATGGGCATTAAGGGCAGCGATGCAGGCACGTCACTCAAGACGATGCTTGTTCAGCTGCGCAATCCCAGCGACCAATCGGCACAGGCCATGGACGAGTTGGGACTAAAGGTCAACGACGCCAACGGCCAGTTGATCAGCATGCGAGAGCTGTTCCGGCAACTCGGGGACGCTAAGAGCCGCATGCCCACCGACGTGTTCCAACAGGATCTAGCCACACTGTTCGGTACAGACGCAATCCGGGCACCCCTACTCGGTTCCGTGCAGGTGTTTGACGAACTCTATGGGGTAGTCAACCGGGTTGGCACAGCAGCTTCCACCGCACGAACCCAGATGGAGGGATGGCCCGGTGTCGTCGAGGGAGTGAAGAACTCCACCGAGGCGCTGAAACTCTCACTGTTCGACGTATTCAACACGCCCGCCGGCCAGAACCTCGGCAACAAGCTAGTCTCCGGGCTCGACGGGATGGTGCAGTGGGTCAATACCCACCAGCCCGAAATCATCGGGTTCGTCACCGATTTCACCTCCGCCATGGCTACCGGGGCGGATGCGTTCCTTGGATTCACGGCACGGATACTTGACGCCGGTAGTTATCTAGCTGATGCGCTGGGGATTGTCTTCGGAAACATCGGCAAGGCCATCGGTGGCGTGGTGCAGGCGGTTGGTTCTGTCTCCAAACATATTCCGGGCATGAAGGCCACCGGTGAAGCGATGGAGACCGCGGGCGGGGCACTGTTGAAGTGGTCAAATGTTATGACCAGCGCCGGTACGAATATGCGCTCCGCCGCCGACGGAATAGACCACCTCCGCGAGGGTGTTCGCGGATTGCGGGACGGATTCACCGACTCGATGCGGGAAGCCCAAGCGCAGGAAGAGATGTACCGACGCAACGGCGAAGCCATTAAGGATCTCAAGGGCAAGATCGAGGAATTGCCCGATCGGCCGAAAGACTTTGTCATTAAGGACAACTCAGACGAGGTCAAAAATCGGCTAAAGGCCCTCGGAGCGGAGGCTAAGCAGCTTCCCGATGGACGCATGGTCGTCCACCTCGAATACCGGGATGCCAACTCGCCCACAGCACTCACAACGCCGCAACAGCTCGGCGCTACCGGATCAGCCCTCAACGCATTCGGCAGCCCACTCGGCAGTGTCATTGCCACGCTGGGGAACCTGCCACCAGCACCACGGGTGGGTGTATCGAACACGCCCCTCAAGCCCAAGAAGGGCAGCGGAGCCGACTCCAACGCATACGTTGATCCATCACAGTTCCAGGTAGGCGGCAATACCTCATTCGTAACCCCCGGAATGGTCCCCGGCCCCGGCGGGGTGGTAGGCGGCGCCGTCAACTCACAGGCGGTGTTCGACGCCGAGTCCAGCGTGCTCCGCGCTAAGAACACTCTCGAGCAGGACCGGCTGAAAGTGATCCAGCTCGAGCAGAAGGGCAACGCGGACCAGCTCGAGCTGATGCGCGCCAAAAACCAGGTCCAGGAAGACGAGCGCGCCTACACCTCGGCACAGATGAAACTCGTAGAGGCGCAGCGCGGCTCGGTGCAGAAGATGAAGGGCTTCACCGAGGATATGGGCGAGATCGGCGCCAAACTGGACGCCGACTTCGGCGCATCCAAGGGCCTCGGTGGACTTGCGGAGAACCTGGTGAAGTTCGTCGCAAACCTCGCATTCGCACCAATGATGGGCCAGCTCAGTGCAATCGCAGCCGCCAACCCGTCCAAGGGTGGATACGGAATGATGGGCATCCTGGGAGCACAGGGCGCATTCGGACCCCAATTCACCGGAGTAAGTGATACTTTCACGGGAGCCCAGGGCATCGGGTCAATGGCATTACAGCCCGGGTTGAACCCGAACCTTGCCGCCATGTACGCACTCGCGGGACATGGCGGGAAGTACGCCCCTGCATCGGATCTGCAGAACGGCTTAGCCGACTGCTCGGGCGCCGTGTCGGACCTAGTCGAGGTACTTCAGCGCGGGCAATCGTCCCCGGCGAGACTGTTCGACACCACCGCATTCGCCACTGATGCCAGCGCTGCAAAGCTCGGGTTCCTGCCCGGATACCAACCTGGCGCGTTCAACGTCGGGGTGAACCCGCTGCCGGGTCAACAGGGCCACATGGCCGCGACCCTGCCCAACGGCATGAACTTCGAATCAGGTGGCGGCCACGGCCCCATGCTCGGAGGCGCCGCAGCAGGCGCCCTAGACAAGCAATTCCCCAAGCAGTACTACATGCCCGTCGGTGGCGGCATGACTACACCGTCTCTGGTCGCCCCCGCAACGCAATACGCGACACCAGGCATGGACAACACCAACCCCGGTCTAACCAACCCCGTACCGGTCGGTGGTGGTACGGGCGGCATGACCGGCCCCTCGCAAGGCTGGAGCCCATCGCAGACCGCTTCCCAGATCGGCGGTGTAGCACCAGCATCCGGTGTCGGTAAGGGCGGGATGGGAATGACGCCAGGCGGCACCATTGACACCGCCATGGGTCTAGCGGCCAGCGGCCTAGACCTACTAGCCCCCGGTGCCGGACAGGCCGCACAGACCGGCATGAAGCTCGCGAACCGCGCTATCGAGTACGCCGGTCAGACAGCGGGTATCGGTGTTCAGGGCCTCATGGAGACGTTCCTACCGACGGGCGGCTCCGAACTGGCCAACAAGTCGTGGATTTCGCGCATAGCGGGCGGTATCGCTGGCGCCGCTCCGGCTCTGCCGAACATGGCGGGCAAGTCAACCGCACCACAGAACCAGAACCAAGGTGACCCGAACGCGCCAAATGGCCAGGGCGGTAACACCACGAACATCACCGTGAACAATCAGCGCGCCACCGAAGATGGCACGGGCCGGGACATCGCCTTCCACCAGATGGCCCAACACCAGATGCCGGGGCAGTGA
- a CDS encoding phage major capsid protein: MSYKDIESMTDVEQVRTAAQQLLDSTDGDLTDAQALRFKALKDRGEVLREEGLRHDAALDEVRRAASGRMLLERGAAGDYDRDPVGDPRSAEDFRSRKYKNPWDLRGVQPFGLERHQLTAEYRSRALSAVEAMPGASDRVRSAATEIIERFDDEDGRLSQQVLATSTPEYLRAWSKLARNRRETLTPGESQAIRDVEYAARAMSLTDSSGGYLVPFQLDPTVILTSAGSRNDMRQFARQVVATGDEWHGVSAGAVQWSWDAEAVEVSDDSPTLGQPAIPNYKAAGFVPISIEAFEDGANVTEEVANLLAAGKDALEAEAFINGTGIGQPTGLVTALDGTSAETAALTPETFSLADLYNIQGALPARHRVNASWMANNLLYNKIRQFDTNGGAALWEYLGGDRPVRLLGKPVGEAEAMKGTWNAAATADNFVLAYGDYENFVITDRIGFRVEFLPHLFGANRRPTGQRGWYAYYRVGSDVVDPGAFKILNIATTA; the protein is encoded by the coding sequence ATGAGCTACAAAGACATCGAATCCATGACTGACGTGGAGCAGGTGCGCACCGCAGCGCAGCAGCTTCTCGACAGCACTGACGGAGACCTCACAGACGCCCAAGCACTCCGCTTCAAGGCCCTCAAAGACCGTGGTGAAGTCCTGCGGGAAGAGGGGCTCCGGCACGACGCCGCTCTGGACGAGGTACGGCGGGCAGCCTCGGGGCGGATGCTACTGGAGCGCGGCGCCGCTGGCGACTACGACCGCGACCCGGTGGGCGATCCGCGAAGCGCCGAGGACTTCCGGTCCCGCAAGTACAAAAACCCGTGGGATCTACGCGGTGTGCAGCCGTTCGGACTCGAACGGCACCAGCTGACCGCCGAATACCGCTCCCGCGCACTATCTGCCGTCGAGGCCATGCCCGGTGCCAGCGACCGTGTACGGTCTGCTGCTACCGAGATCATCGAGCGCTTTGACGACGAGGACGGGCGCCTGTCTCAGCAGGTCTTGGCCACCAGTACCCCGGAGTACCTCCGGGCGTGGTCCAAGCTTGCGAGAAACCGTCGAGAAACCCTCACCCCCGGAGAATCTCAGGCAATCCGCGATGTCGAGTACGCCGCGCGCGCTATGTCGCTGACGGACTCGTCGGGCGGCTACCTGGTGCCGTTCCAGCTAGACCCGACCGTCATTCTGACCTCTGCCGGATCACGCAACGATATGCGTCAGTTCGCCCGTCAGGTTGTCGCCACAGGCGATGAGTGGCACGGTGTTTCGGCGGGCGCGGTGCAGTGGTCCTGGGACGCGGAAGCTGTCGAAGTGTCGGATGACTCGCCCACCCTCGGACAGCCAGCCATCCCGAACTACAAGGCAGCCGGTTTTGTCCCGATCTCGATCGAGGCCTTCGAGGATGGCGCCAACGTCACAGAAGAGGTCGCCAATCTGCTTGCAGCCGGTAAGGACGCCTTGGAGGCAGAGGCGTTTATCAACGGCACGGGTATCGGACAGCCCACGGGCCTTGTGACCGCTCTGGACGGTACGTCTGCGGAAACCGCCGCACTCACGCCAGAGACCTTCTCGCTAGCTGATCTGTACAACATTCAGGGCGCTCTACCGGCGCGGCACCGCGTCAATGCGTCGTGGATGGCGAACAACTTGCTTTACAACAAGATTCGTCAGTTCGACACCAATGGCGGTGCGGCACTGTGGGAGTACTTGGGCGGCGACCGCCCCGTACGCCTGCTCGGAAAGCCTGTTGGTGAGGCAGAGGCGATGAAGGGCACCTGGAACGCAGCGGCCACCGCCGACAACTTCGTCTTGGCGTACGGGGACTACGAGAACTTCGTGATCACGGACCGAATTGGGTTCCGTGTCGAATTTCTGCCCCATTTGTTCGGCGCCAACCGTCGCCCGACCGGTCAGCGCGGCTGGTACGCGTACTACCGCGTGGGTTCGGATGTAGTGGATCCGGGCGCGTTCAAGATCCTGAACATCGCCACCACTGCCTAG
- a CDS encoding HK97 family phage prohead protease, which produces MNYEVKFRTAELSSGAGRTIFGIAVPYGQVTEINDYGGQFRERFEYGAFRKSIAERGHKVRLLTSHDSRTLAIGRAVELVEKPDGLHASFEVAETRAGDEALELVRSGTVDSFSVGFSLMRERVDDDNVHTVTEAILREVSLVNFPAYEGAVVGGVRSAAHSLVIPRSVAQAWIDLMNW; this is translated from the coding sequence ATGAACTACGAAGTCAAATTCCGTACAGCTGAATTGTCCAGCGGCGCAGGCCGAACGATTTTCGGTATCGCAGTGCCGTATGGCCAGGTGACTGAAATCAACGACTACGGCGGCCAGTTCCGCGAGCGCTTCGAGTACGGCGCTTTCCGTAAGTCCATCGCTGAACGCGGGCACAAGGTCAGACTGCTGACGAGTCACGACTCTCGCACATTGGCTATCGGCAGAGCTGTCGAGCTGGTTGAGAAGCCAGATGGGTTGCATGCCAGCTTTGAAGTGGCAGAGACCCGTGCTGGCGATGAAGCGCTGGAACTCGTGCGCTCGGGCACGGTCGACAGCTTCTCTGTCGGTTTCTCGCTGATGCGCGAGCGGGTTGACGATGACAACGTTCACACGGTCACCGAAGCGATTCTGCGGGAAGTCAGCCTGGTCAATTTCCCCGCATACGAGGGCGCCGTCGTCGGTGGCGTGCGCTCAGCAGCCCATTCCCTAGTGATCCCCCGATCCGTGGCGCAAGCCTGGATCGACCTAATGAATTGGTAA
- a CDS encoding helix-turn-helix domain-containing protein: MSEVAAVDEHEVEVIVPLDDAKAKVLDNRIKSTVENIGDRLTILHRLLDEAQQGQVHLTMGFRSWTEYLADRIGNRWQIGGDERREMAQLLADRGMGVRSIATITGASKSTVSRVLSKVSQDGTPDPEPVVVEGDSVEVSHSGTPDCGGTAPTDKTVGPDGKLYPRPKPRKKPEPKPLDETAPTEDTPPARAVQVPTALRQLTVTLKGATDELTALTYDKRWDKALGRLTDADAEALQTIAVTIADIHAAIAAALLARTEVPA; the protein is encoded by the coding sequence ATGAGTGAAGTAGCAGCAGTAGACGAGCATGAGGTCGAGGTCATCGTCCCCCTGGATGACGCCAAGGCCAAGGTGCTGGACAACCGGATCAAGAGCACCGTCGAGAACATCGGTGACCGTCTCACCATCCTGCACAGGCTGCTGGATGAGGCGCAGCAGGGGCAAGTCCATCTGACGATGGGGTTCCGTTCGTGGACAGAGTATCTGGCTGACCGCATCGGCAACCGCTGGCAGATCGGCGGCGACGAGCGTAGGGAGATGGCGCAGCTGCTGGCCGATCGGGGTATGGGTGTGCGGAGTATCGCAACCATCACCGGCGCATCGAAATCGACCGTCTCGCGTGTCCTGTCGAAGGTGTCCCAAGATGGGACACCTGATCCTGAACCGGTTGTGGTGGAGGGTGATTCTGTCGAGGTGTCCCATAGTGGGACACCTGACTGTGGCGGCACTGCGCCGACGGACAAGACAGTTGGACCCGACGGGAAGCTGTACCCGAGACCCAAGCCGCGCAAGAAGCCAGAGCCCAAGCCACTAGATGAGACCGCACCAACCGAGGACACTCCCCCGGCACGTGCAGTCCAAGTACCCACCGCCCTAAGGCAGCTCACGGTGACGCTCAAGGGCGCGACTGACGAACTCACGGCACTGACCTACGACAAGCGTTGGGACAAGGCGTTGGGCCGTCTCACCGATGCGGACGCCGAAGCACTACAGACCATCGCAGTCACCATCGCTGACATACACGCCGCCATCGCCGCTGCCCTACTGGCTCGGACGGAGGTGCCCGCGTGA